One stretch of Streptomyces zhihengii DNA includes these proteins:
- a CDS encoding cytochrome P450 family protein → MTCPHAGTAAPATDVITLDPFVGDLDGEGARLREAGPLARVVLPGGVPCWAVTHHAEARKLLTDSRLVKDIEVWGAWQRGEIPMDWPLIGLANPGKSMLTVDGEEHRRLRTLVAQALTARRVERLREGIQALTDGMLDRLSALPAGERVDLKAEFAYPLPMNVVSELMGVDPADHPRMKALFDKFFSTQTPPEEVPQMMADLGVLFAGIVAGKKERPGDDLTSALIEASEGGDKLSTEEITNTLQLMVAAGHETTISLIVNAVVALETHPEQRALVLSGEVSWENVIEETLRWSTPTSHVLIRFAREDIEVGDRVLPQGEALIVSFGAIGRDAEQHGPTAGEFDVTRTPNRHISFGHGPHVCPGAALSRLEASVALPALYARFPDLRLAVAPGELRNKPVVTQNDLFDLPVVLA, encoded by the coding sequence ATGACCTGCCCGCATGCCGGAACCGCTGCGCCCGCCACCGATGTGATCACCCTGGACCCGTTCGTCGGCGACCTCGACGGCGAGGGCGCGCGGCTGCGCGAGGCGGGCCCGCTCGCCCGCGTGGTGCTGCCCGGCGGGGTGCCCTGCTGGGCCGTCACCCACCACGCCGAGGCCCGGAAGCTGCTCACCGACTCCCGCCTGGTCAAGGACATCGAGGTGTGGGGCGCCTGGCAGCGCGGCGAGATACCGATGGACTGGCCGCTGATCGGGCTGGCCAACCCGGGCAAGTCGATGCTGACCGTCGACGGCGAGGAGCACCGGCGGCTGCGCACCCTGGTGGCGCAGGCGCTGACCGCGCGCCGGGTGGAGCGGCTGCGCGAAGGGATCCAGGCCCTGACCGACGGGATGCTGGACCGGCTCTCGGCGCTGCCGGCCGGTGAACGGGTCGACCTGAAGGCGGAGTTCGCGTACCCGCTGCCGATGAACGTGGTCAGCGAGCTGATGGGCGTCGACCCGGCCGACCACCCGCGGATGAAGGCGCTGTTCGACAAGTTCTTCTCGACGCAGACGCCGCCCGAGGAGGTGCCGCAGATGATGGCGGACCTGGGCGTCCTCTTCGCGGGGATCGTGGCGGGCAAGAAGGAGCGGCCCGGGGACGACCTGACCAGCGCGCTGATCGAGGCGTCCGAGGGCGGTGACAAGCTCAGCACGGAGGAGATCACCAACACCCTCCAGCTGATGGTCGCCGCGGGTCACGAGACGACCATCAGCCTGATCGTCAACGCGGTCGTCGCCCTGGAGACCCACCCCGAGCAGCGCGCTCTGGTGCTCTCCGGCGAGGTCTCCTGGGAGAACGTGATCGAGGAGACGCTGCGCTGGTCCACGCCGACCTCGCACGTGCTCATCCGCTTCGCCCGGGAGGACATCGAGGTCGGCGACCGGGTGCTGCCGCAGGGCGAGGCCCTGATCGTGTCGTTCGGCGCGATCGGCCGGGACGCTGAGCAGCACGGGCCGACGGCGGGCGAGTTCGACGTGACGCGTACGCCGAACCGGCACATCTCCTTCGGTCACGGCCCGCATGTCTGCCCCGGGGCGGCGCTCTCCCGTCTGGAGGCGTCGGTCGCGCTGCCCGCGCTCTACGCGCGATTCCCGGACCTGCGGCTCGCCGTCGCGCCCGGGGAGCTCCGCAACAAGCCGGTCGTGACGCAGAACGACCTGTTCGACCTCCCGGTCGTGCTGGCCTGA
- a CDS encoding phytoene desaturase family protein, producing the protein MPDAVVIGAGPNGLVAANLLADEGWSVEVLEAQDRPGGAVRSDSGVLPGYVHDLFSAFYPLAAASPVLAGLDLGREGLRWARAPRVLAHHLPDGRCAVLDASPERTAEGLDAFAAGDGEAWERLYEVWQRLGDDIVRALFTPFPPVRAAGRLAARMRGAGGLSLARTLLLPVRRLGEEHFRGEGGRLLLAGNALHADLGPEAAGSGGYGWLMSMLGQHVGFPAPVGGASALTDALVSRLRRRGGAVRCGQEAAGVVVRGGRAVAVRTAGGEEVRANRAVLADVSAPALYGRLVDRDHLPPSLSAAMDRFQWDYATFKVDWALDRPVPWTSPGASEAGTVHLADGVDGLTRFAAQLACGQVPSRPFLVLGQMTTTDPSRSPAGTESAWAYTHVPHEVRGDAGPAGIRGIWDEAEREAMADRVEAQVERCAPGFRDGVRARRVLAPPTLQALDANLHGGAINGGTASLHQQLLFRPLPGTGRPETPVPGLYLASASAHPGGGVHGAPGANAARAALRSRPPRRLLARAQHTLARRSGEPRP; encoded by the coding sequence ATGCCCGACGCCGTGGTGATCGGCGCCGGCCCCAACGGGCTCGTCGCCGCCAATCTGCTCGCCGACGAGGGCTGGAGCGTCGAGGTCCTGGAGGCCCAGGACCGTCCCGGCGGGGCCGTCCGCAGCGACAGCGGTGTGCTGCCCGGCTACGTCCACGACCTGTTCAGCGCCTTCTACCCGCTGGCGGCCGCCTCCCCGGTGCTCGCCGGGCTCGACCTCGGCCGAGAGGGGCTGCGCTGGGCCCGCGCGCCGCGGGTGCTGGCACACCATCTGCCCGACGGGCGCTGCGCCGTGCTGGACGCTTCGCCGGAACGCACCGCCGAGGGCCTGGACGCCTTCGCGGCGGGCGACGGCGAGGCATGGGAACGCCTGTACGAGGTGTGGCAGCGGCTCGGGGACGACATCGTGCGGGCGCTGTTCACGCCGTTCCCGCCCGTACGTGCCGCCGGGCGCCTCGCCGCCCGGATGCGGGGAGCCGGCGGGCTGAGCCTCGCACGCACCCTGCTGCTGCCCGTGCGCAGGCTCGGCGAGGAGCACTTCCGCGGCGAGGGCGGCCGGCTGCTGCTCGCCGGGAACGCGCTCCACGCCGACCTCGGCCCGGAGGCCGCCGGCAGCGGCGGCTACGGCTGGCTGATGTCCATGCTCGGCCAGCACGTGGGCTTCCCGGCGCCCGTCGGCGGCGCGAGCGCCCTGACCGACGCGCTGGTCTCCCGGCTCCGGCGGCGCGGCGGCGCCGTCCGCTGCGGCCAGGAGGCGGCCGGCGTGGTGGTGCGCGGCGGGCGGGCCGTCGCCGTGCGGACCGCCGGCGGCGAGGAGGTGAGGGCGAACCGCGCGGTGCTGGCGGACGTGTCGGCGCCCGCCCTGTACGGACGCCTGGTGGACCGGGACCATCTGCCGCCGAGCCTGTCGGCGGCCATGGACCGCTTCCAGTGGGACTACGCCACCTTCAAGGTCGACTGGGCGCTCGACCGCCCGGTCCCGTGGACCTCGCCGGGGGCGTCGGAGGCCGGGACGGTGCATCTGGCCGACGGCGTCGACGGGCTGACCCGCTTCGCCGCGCAGCTCGCCTGCGGCCAGGTGCCCTCCAGGCCCTTCCTCGTCCTCGGCCAGATGACGACCACCGACCCATCCCGCTCACCCGCCGGCACGGAATCGGCCTGGGCGTACACCCATGTGCCCCACGAGGTGCGCGGCGACGCCGGGCCCGCCGGTATCCGGGGCATCTGGGACGAGGCCGAGCGGGAGGCCATGGCCGACCGCGTCGAGGCCCAGGTCGAGCGCTGCGCGCCCGGGTTCCGCGACGGGGTGCGGGCCCGCCGGGTGCTCGCCCCGCCCACGCTCCAGGCGCTCGACGCCAACCTCCACGGTGGCGCCATCAACGGCGGCACCGCCTCCCTGCACCAGCAGCTCCTCTTCCGCCCGCTGCCCGGCACCGGCCGCCCCGAGACCCCCGTACCCGGGCTCTACCTGGCGTCCGCCTCCGCGCACCCGGGCGGCGGCGTGCACGGCGCGCCTGGCGCGAACGCCGCGCGGGCCGCCCTGCGCTCCCGGCCCCCCCGCCGGCTGCTGGCCCGCGCCCAGCACACCCTCGCCCGGCGCTCCGGCGAACCCCGGCCCTGA
- a CDS encoding mucoidy inhibitor MuiA family protein translates to MSTDPQPIPLPVTAVTCLEDRAQVERTATLALEAGVQRLRLGPIGALAVDRTLHAELTAGHEATVLDVRIVRAWTPRHPVPSPGDDPALRLREHELDTERRTLEQLRDRLRARLDLLGRLAADVLRDAAEGAGAGEADAARWADALDRVDAERDSHGERLRATEARLTALAAELGDVRRAMEQSVQEPAELLGHVELTVESAAAGPAGLRLTHLTPCALWRPAYRAVLDGGSLTLETDAMVWQRTGEDWHDVRLTLSTARSAQAAEPPRLTEDRLTLRDRSAAERRTVDVELREEEIGDLGPAPVQGLPGVDDGGETRVLTAPAPVSVPGDGRAHRVPVSSFMASARSEYACAPELSPLVTQVVRSDNLAGHTLLAGPVDLIRGSGFTGRGTLEFTAPGAPLELAFGSRDDHRVVRRTEEFRDVTGLAQRTVISRTVTLHLSRFSPPGEEGDRLVVVRERIPVSEVSAVEVRVRKDACSPAPDAVDEEGVVRWEVLLPPGGSRTVTLAYELVAGSKVAGL, encoded by the coding sequence ATGTCCACGGATCCGCAGCCGATCCCCCTTCCCGTCACCGCCGTCACCTGCCTGGAGGACCGCGCGCAGGTCGAACGCACCGCCACGCTCGCCCTGGAGGCGGGTGTGCAGCGGCTGCGGCTCGGGCCCATCGGCGCCCTCGCTGTCGACCGCACCCTGCACGCCGAACTGACCGCGGGCCACGAGGCGACCGTGCTGGACGTGCGGATCGTGCGCGCCTGGACCCCGCGCCACCCGGTACCGTCCCCCGGCGACGACCCCGCCCTGCGCCTGCGCGAGCACGAACTCGACACGGAGCGGCGCACGCTGGAGCAGCTCCGCGACCGGCTGCGCGCCCGGCTGGACCTGCTCGGCCGTCTCGCCGCCGATGTGCTGCGCGACGCCGCCGAGGGCGCGGGGGCCGGTGAGGCGGACGCCGCCCGCTGGGCGGACGCCCTGGACCGGGTCGACGCCGAGCGCGACAGCCACGGCGAGCGGCTGCGCGCCACCGAGGCCCGGCTCACCGCCCTCGCCGCCGAACTCGGCGACGTGCGGCGGGCGATGGAGCAGTCCGTCCAGGAGCCCGCGGAGCTGCTCGGCCATGTCGAGCTGACCGTGGAGTCCGCGGCGGCGGGCCCGGCCGGGCTGCGGCTGACTCATCTGACCCCGTGCGCCCTGTGGCGCCCCGCCTACCGGGCGGTGCTGGACGGCGGTTCGCTGACGCTGGAGACCGACGCGATGGTGTGGCAGCGCACCGGCGAGGACTGGCACGACGTCCGGCTGACGCTGTCGACGGCCCGCTCGGCGCAGGCGGCCGAGCCGCCGCGGCTGACGGAGGACCGGCTGACCCTGCGGGACCGCTCGGCCGCCGAACGCCGCACGGTCGACGTGGAACTGCGCGAGGAGGAGATCGGGGATCTCGGGCCGGCGCCCGTCCAGGGCCTGCCCGGGGTGGACGACGGCGGCGAGACCCGCGTCCTCACCGCCCCCGCGCCGGTGTCCGTCCCCGGGGACGGGCGGGCCCACCGGGTGCCCGTCTCCTCGTTCATGGCGTCCGCGCGCAGCGAGTACGCCTGCGCGCCCGAACTGTCGCCGCTGGTCACCCAGGTGGTGCGGTCCGACAACCTGGCCGGCCACACCCTGCTCGCCGGTCCGGTGGACCTGATCCGCGGCAGCGGCTTCACCGGCCGCGGCACCCTGGAGTTCACCGCTCCCGGCGCGCCGCTGGAGCTGGCCTTCGGCAGCCGCGACGACCACCGGGTGGTCCGGCGGACGGAGGAGTTCCGCGATGTCACCGGCCTCGCCCAGCGGACCGTGATCTCGCGGACGGTCACCCTCCATCTGTCCCGGTTCTCGCCCCCGGGCGAGGAGGGCGACCGGCTGGTCGTCGTGCGGGAGCGGATCCCCGTCTCCGAGGTCTCGGCGGTGGAGGTACGCGTCCGCAAGGACGCCTGCTCCCCGGCGCCCGACGCCGTCGACGAGGAGGGCGTCGTCCGCTGGGAGGTCCTGCTGCCGCCGGGCGGCTCCCGCACGGTGACCCTGGCCTACGAACTCGTCGCGGGCTCCAAGGTCGCGGGGCTCTGA
- a CDS encoding DUF1707 SHOCT-like domain-containing protein: MTLSQEDPLTPVADDDRDAALRRVRDAYGQGHLSHEELEERIQRVLTARTRGDLGPALDALPAEPDSAATVLAAVGRIRRGRGWRVPRTLTVASAFAKVRLDLSRAVLEHPVVDIELRLGTGSARIVVPRDAVVELDAVVAPMKDTRYRARARTGADGPAGPRIRITGTLGFGRLTVRHARR, translated from the coding sequence GTGACCCTTTCGCAGGAGGATCCGCTGACACCCGTCGCCGACGACGACCGCGACGCCGCGCTGCGGCGCGTGAGGGACGCCTACGGCCAAGGGCACCTGAGCCACGAGGAGTTGGAGGAGCGCATCCAGCGCGTCCTCACCGCACGGACGCGCGGCGACCTCGGCCCCGCGCTCGACGCGCTCCCGGCGGAGCCGGACTCCGCCGCCACGGTCCTCGCCGCCGTGGGACGCATCCGGCGCGGCAGGGGCTGGCGCGTCCCGCGGACCCTCACCGTCGCCTCCGCCTTCGCCAAGGTGCGCTTGGACCTGTCACGGGCCGTCCTGGAACACCCGGTGGTCGACATCGAGCTGCGACTGGGCACCGGCAGCGCGCGGATCGTCGTGCCGCGCGACGCGGTCGTGGAACTCGACGCGGTGGTGGCCCCGATGAAGGACACCCGCTACCGCGCCAGGGCGCGGACCGGTGCGGACGGCCCCGCCGGACCGCGGATCCGGATCACCGGGACCCTGGGCTTCGGCCGGCTGACCGTCCGTCACGCACGCCGCTAG
- a CDS encoding inositol monophosphatase family protein, with protein MPGVIDTHSSFDAAADDADVAAAGALAGADVVRSMYGRRLGRIDKGGGDFATDADVAAEKAVLDVIRAARPGDAVLGEEGGQQGAAGAARQWLVDPLCGTLNYAVSTMAVAVNVALRDGAAAVADPFGGEVYLTDGRTARVRREGAGEEPLRPSSASRLVDVNLDPPFPHAPGFRAVELLAHPGFAARFRPRVVSTTLAVAWVAAGRRAAYVTDGGDLSDSVHFAAGIALCRAAGCVVTGIDGAPIGETAGGLVAAADEETHALLMSMIRGGA; from the coding sequence CTGCCGGGCGTGATCGACACACACAGCTCCTTCGACGCTGCCGCCGACGACGCCGATGTCGCGGCGGCCGGGGCGCTGGCCGGCGCGGACGTGGTCCGGAGCATGTACGGACGGCGGCTCGGCCGTATCGACAAGGGCGGCGGGGACTTCGCCACGGACGCCGACGTGGCGGCCGAGAAGGCCGTGCTCGACGTCATCCGGGCCGCGCGGCCCGGCGACGCGGTGCTCGGCGAGGAGGGCGGGCAGCAGGGCGCCGCGGGCGCCGCGCGCCAGTGGCTGGTGGACCCGCTGTGCGGCACGCTGAACTACGCCGTCAGCACCATGGCGGTGGCCGTCAACGTGGCGCTGCGCGACGGGGCGGCCGCGGTGGCCGACCCGTTCGGCGGCGAGGTCTACCTCACCGACGGCAGGACCGCCCGGGTACGGCGCGAAGGAGCCGGCGAGGAGCCGCTCAGGCCCTCGTCCGCCAGCCGCCTGGTGGACGTCAACCTCGATCCGCCGTTCCCGCACGCCCCCGGCTTCCGGGCCGTCGAACTGCTCGCCCACCCCGGCTTCGCCGCGCGCTTCCGGCCCCGGGTGGTGTCGACGACCCTGGCCGTGGCCTGGGTCGCCGCCGGCAGACGGGCCGCGTACGTCACCGACGGGGGCGACCTCTCGGACAGCGTGCACTTCGCGGCCGGCATCGCGCTGTGCCGGGCCGCCGGCTGCGTCGTCACCGGGATCGACGGGGCTCCGATCGGCGAGACGGCCGGCGGGCTGGTGGCCGCCGCCGACGAGGAGACCCACGCGCTGCTGATGTCGATGATCCGGGGCGGGGCGTAG
- a CDS encoding APH(3'') family aminoglycoside O-phosphotransferase — protein MPSSPPPEPQDERPAQPRTAPDAPREAPPAPPGADGDWLPVGGGESGAAVFRGADATRYAKCVPAADTEALRAERDRITWLSGQGVPGPRVLDWYSGDAGACLVSSAVPGTGADRLPPEALRAAWGSVTDAVRRLHRLPAAECPYDRGLDIMVAAARDVVARGAVDPAFLPDEQQHTPAGLLLERVLAQVPRRRAQEPADTVVCHGDLCLPNILVDPHTLEVTGFIDLGRLGRADRHADVALLLANARETWADEEQAEAADAAFAEGYGMVPDPGRLRFYLDLDPLTWG, from the coding sequence ATGCCCTCCTCGCCCCCGCCGGAACCGCAGGACGAACGCCCCGCCCAGCCCCGGACCGCACCGGACGCACCTCGCGAGGCGCCGCCCGCGCCCCCCGGCGCGGACGGCGACTGGCTGCCCGTCGGCGGGGGAGAGTCGGGAGCCGCCGTCTTCCGCGGCGCGGACGCCACCCGCTACGCCAAGTGCGTCCCGGCCGCGGACACGGAGGCCCTGCGCGCCGAACGCGACCGGATCACCTGGCTGTCGGGGCAGGGCGTGCCGGGCCCCCGGGTGCTCGACTGGTACTCCGGCGACGCAGGCGCCTGCCTGGTGAGCAGCGCCGTCCCAGGTACCGGCGCCGACCGGCTGCCGCCGGAGGCCCTGCGGGCCGCCTGGGGATCCGTCACCGACGCCGTCCGCCGGCTCCACCGGCTGCCCGCCGCCGAATGCCCGTACGACAGGGGCCTCGACATCATGGTCGCCGCCGCCCGCGACGTGGTCGCCCGCGGCGCGGTGGATCCCGCGTTCCTGCCCGACGAGCAACAGCACACGCCTGCGGGCCTGTTGCTGGAGCGCGTCCTCGCCCAGGTGCCCCGGCGGCGCGCACAGGAGCCCGCCGACACCGTGGTCTGCCACGGGGACCTCTGCCTGCCCAACATCCTCGTCGACCCGCACACCCTGGAGGTGACGGGCTTCATCGACCTGGGCCGCCTCGGGCGGGCCGACCGGCACGCCGACGTGGCGCTGCTGCTCGCCAACGCGCGGGAGACCTGGGCCGACGAGGAGCAGGCCGAGGCCGCGGACGCGGCGTTCGCCGAGGGGTACGGCATGGTCCCGGACCCCGGCAGGCTGCGGTTCTACCTCGACCTCGACCCGCTCACCTGGGGCTGA